The following DNA comes from Pseudobythopirellula maris.
CGCCGTCTGGATCGCCCGGCAACTCCATTACGAAACCGGGGTAGCCGCCCGACTCGTTCCAGTAGACGTCGTCTGACGGGTCGGCCGTGCCCTGGCTGTCGAACGTGCGGTCGTCGCTGAACCCGTTGTGGTTGGCGATGTAGTCGGTGTTCACCCGCACGCCGGCCGAGTGCGCCTGGTCGATGAGCGTCTTGAGGCCCGTCTCGGTGCCGTAGAGCGTTTCGTCGCGGGGCGAGCCCAAGTCGAATCGGTCGAACACGTCGTAGCCGACCGAGTGATCGCCCGAGTCGGCCTTCGCCGGCGGCGGCAGCCACATCCGCCCGTAACCGGCGACGAAGATGTCGGCCATGCGGTCTTCGATCACGTCCCAGCGGGCCTCGAACATCTGCAGGATGGCGGGCTGTGAAACGTCTTCGCCGCGCGCGGACGCGCAGCTCGCCAGCACGACGAGCACGGCGGCCGTTAGGCGCGTGCAAAGCGAGGGGGCGTGTTGCCGATCAGTGCGGGTCATTCGATTGAGAGAGGAGCAACAGGTGGAGAAGCAGCAGAAGAGAGTTCGCTAGTTCAGTCGGCGGGGTTCAGCACGGTCCTCGGCTGGGGGTCGAGCGGGGCGAAGCGGATCGCCTGCCCGCCGCCGGGGGCGAGTCGCAACGTGAGCGTCGTGCCGGCGTCGACCCGGCGCCGTTCGACCGTGTAGGCGGTCGGGTTGTCGCGCCAGTCGGCGTCGTCGGCGTCTCGGTAGATGTGGGCTTCGTAGGCTCGGTCCGCCTCGAGGAACGACAGCTCGGCTTGCAGCTCGCGCGCCTGCTCGTCGGTCACCGCGCCGAGGAACCACTCGTCGCCCCCACGCTCCTTGCGGGCCACCACGGCGTAGTCGCCGATGACGCCTTGCAGGGTGTGCGACTGCTCCCAGTCGACGGCGACCTCGCGGATGAAGCGGAAGGCGTCGGGGTGCGATGCGTAATTCTCGGGCAGGTCGCAGGCCATCTGCAGCGGGCTGTAGATCACGACGTAGAGCGCGAGCTCTTTGGCCAGGGTGCCGGGGATCTGCTCGCCGGTGCGATTGCCCGACGTGAGCTTGATGTCGAATACGCCCGGCGTGTAGTCCATCGGCCCGGAGAGCATGCGCGTGAACGGCAGCACGGTGACGTGGCTCGGCGGGTTGCGGTACTCGCCGCTCCAGGCGTTGTACTCCTGCCCGCGGGCGCCCTCGCGGCTCATCAGGTGAGGCCACGTGCGTCGCAGCCCGGTGTCCTTAATCGGCTCGTGAGCGACGACCATCACGTGGTGCTTGGCGGCAACCTCGGCGACCCGCTGGTGGTGACGCACCATGTACTGCCCGTGGTGCCACTCGCCCTGCTCGGCGCCCGACTCGTCGCGTCGCTCGACGTTGGAACCGAAATCGACGTAGCCGGTCTTCACTGCTTTGACGCCGAGCCGCTCGTACAGCGCAAAGGCGTCTTCGAGCTGACGCTCGTAGTTGGGAATGCCGCCCGCCGTCTCGTGGTGGCCGACGAGCGTCACGCCACGCTCGCGGGCGTAGCGGGCGAGGCCCTCGAGGTCGAAGTCGGGGTAGGGCTCGGTGAAGCTGAATCGGTCGCCGTTCTCCATCCAGTTGTCGTCCCAGCCCTTGTTCCAGCCCTCGACCAGCACGCCGTCAAAGCCGTTCTCGGCGGCGAAGTCGATGTAACGGCGCGTGTTCTCGGTCGTGGCGCCGTGCCGCTCGCCCGAACCCCAGGTCGCGGTGTCGAGGTGCATCTCCCACCACACGCCGACGTACTTGCCGGGGCGGATCCAGCTCGTGTCGTCCAACGCGCACGGCTCGTTGAGGTTGAGGATCAGGTTCGAGTCGGCCAGCCCAGCCGGGCTGGAGGCGACCTGGATCGTGCGCCACGGCGAACGCAACGGGCCTTTGCCGCGCACCTTCACGCCGTCCGACCAAGGGACGAGTTTCGCGCGGAGCGTGTGCCCGCCGTCGTTCTGCAGCGTCATGCTCGAGAAGTCGACCAGCGCCGCCTCGTGGAACGCGACGTAAGTGTTGTCGTCCGCCTTGCAGGTGAGTGGCGTGTGGACCGTTTCGAGTTCGCTGACGGGGGTGTTCTCGTAAACGTACTCGTAGCGATTGTCCTCAAGGGCGGGGACCCACCACGCCGACCAATCGCCCGCGAGCTCGAAGCGGGTCTTCTCTTCGGTGATGACGAACTCGTCGATTGCGGGCTGAAGGGGCGCCTCGTAGCGGAACGCGACGCCGTCGTCGAACGCGCGGAAAACGATCGACAGACTCAGGCCCTCGGGGCCCGGCTGCTTGAGCCTTAAGCGCAGTTCGTGGTGATGGTCACGCACCTCGCGGCGTTGGCCCCAAGGCTGCGTCCAGGTTTCGTTCGCCTCGGAGGTGGCGTGATCGACTATCTCGAACCCGCGGGCCAGCGACACGCCGTCCGCCAGTTCGAAGCCCATCGGCGAGGCATGGATCAGCTCGCGGCCGTTGTTGGTAAGCGAGTAATGCGGCGCCCCGTCGCGCAGCTCAAACGTCGCGCGCAAGGCGCCGTTGGGCGAAGAGACGACCAGCGGCTGGGCTGCAAGCAGCGGCGCAGTCGTGGCCAGGAGCCAAGCAAGCAGGAGCCAATGACGGGGGCGGGTGTTGCTCATCAAGATCATCGATGCCAAGCGAGGAGTACCAATCGACGCGCGCGTGGTCGGCCGAGCCCCCGGGGGGCCCGCTGCGCGGTGAAGTTTGGTCTGAACAGAAAAGAACGAAACGTCAGCAGTGAAAAGCGGTTAGGGAGAAGTCAACGACACGGCGGCGTTCGCTACAAGTCGCTCGGGAAGCTAGGTCGTAGGAATGCGGCGGCGAGCCCGGTGCTCCGCACGGCCGCGTGACTCGAAGCACGCAGCAAAGGCAGCTGCTTGGTCGCCACGCCCGGGTTGGCGGCCGTTGGCGACCCGGTGACGGCGGCGAAGTCGGTTCCGATGCGGATCTCGTCGATCTCGTGCAGCTTCGATCCCTTGAAGTTGCCCAGGC
Coding sequences within:
- a CDS encoding glycoside hydrolase family 97 protein yields the protein MSNTRPRHWLLLAWLLATTAPLLAAQPLVVSSPNGALRATFELRDGAPHYSLTNNGRELIHASPMGFELADGVSLARGFEIVDHATSEANETWTQPWGQRREVRDHHHELRLRLKQPGPEGLSLSIVFRAFDDGVAFRYEAPLQPAIDEFVITEEKTRFELAGDWSAWWVPALEDNRYEYVYENTPVSELETVHTPLTCKADDNTYVAFHEAALVDFSSMTLQNDGGHTLRAKLVPWSDGVKVRGKGPLRSPWRTIQVASSPAGLADSNLILNLNEPCALDDTSWIRPGKYVGVWWEMHLDTATWGSGERHGATTENTRRYIDFAAENGFDGVLVEGWNKGWDDNWMENGDRFSFTEPYPDFDLEGLARYARERGVTLVGHHETAGGIPNYERQLEDAFALYERLGVKAVKTGYVDFGSNVERRDESGAEQGEWHHGQYMVRHHQRVAEVAAKHHVMVVAHEPIKDTGLRRTWPHLMSREGARGQEYNAWSGEYRNPPSHVTVLPFTRMLSGPMDYTPGVFDIKLTSGNRTGEQIPGTLAKELALYVVIYSPLQMACDLPENYASHPDAFRFIREVAVDWEQSHTLQGVIGDYAVVARKERGGDEWFLGAVTDEQARELQAELSFLEADRAYEAHIYRDADDADWRDNPTAYTVERRRVDAGTTLTLRLAPGGGQAIRFAPLDPQPRTVLNPAD